Proteins from one Falco cherrug isolate bFalChe1 chromosome 7, bFalChe1.pri, whole genome shotgun sequence genomic window:
- the CCNB2 gene encoding G2/mitotic-specific cyclin-B2, with the protein MALPVSRRAPVTRGMENAVIDLKSKAKTRLAGKRAALEEIGNKVVTRGTHATKKTECCKASTKPTKGPSKIVNATALPKPPAAANQTLKENGIPKVLSPVPMDVSMEEKDLCQAFSDVLLNNVEDIDADDWGNPQLCSDYVKDIYLYLRELELQQSVHPHYLDGKTINGRMRAILVDWLVQVHSRFQLLQETLYMCVAIMDRFLQSHAVSRKRLQLVGVTALLLASKYEEMYSPDIADFVYITDNAYTSDEVREMEITILKELNFDLGRPLPIHFLRRASKAGKADAKQHTLAKYLMELTLIDYDMVHHRPSEIAAAALCLSQKILGHEKWGTKHQYYTGYTEDSLVMTMKHMAKNVVKVNETLTKYIAIKNKYASRELLMISTIPQLSGAIIKDLALSLSG; encoded by the exons GTCACTAGAGGGATGGAGAATGCTGTGATTGATCTTAAAAGTAAAGCCAAAACTCGCCTTGCTGGTAAAAGGGCTGCTTTGgaagaaataggaaataaagTTGTGACACGAGGAACCCATGCGACTAAG aaaacagaatgcTGCAAAGCATCCACAAAACCTACAAAAGGCCCCAGTAAGATCGTAAATGCAACTGCACTGCCTaaacctccagctgctgcaaatcaaacattgaaagaaaatggtattCCAAAG GTTCTGTCTCCTGTCCCTATGGATGTGTCTATGGAAGAGAAGGATTTGTGCCAAGCCTTTTCTGATGTGTTGCTCAACAATGTAGAAGACATTGATGCTGATGACTGGGGGAATCCTCAACTGTGTAGTGACTACGTAAAAGATATCTATCTGTATCTGAGAGAGCTTGAG CTGCAGCAATCAGTCCACCCACATTACCTTGATGGGAAGACGATCAATGGACGTATGCGCGCAATTTTAGTTGACTGGCTTGTCCAGGTCCACTCAAGATTCCAGCTCTTGCAGGAAACACTGTATATGTGTGTGGCAATTATGGATCGCTTCTTACAA AGTCATGCAGTATCTCGCAAGAGGCTTCAGCTGGTGGGTGTAACAGCACTGCTTCTAGCTTCAAAATACGAGGAGATGTACTCTCCTGACATAGCAGACTTTGTTTACATTACTGATAATGCCTACACCAGTGATGAAGTTAGAGAAATGGAGATTACAATTCTTAAAGAGTTAAACTTTGATTTGGGACGACCTCTTCCAATTCACTTCTTAAGAAGAGCATCAAAAGCTGGGAAG GCTGATGCGAAGCAACATACACTAGCAAAATACCTGATGGAGCTGACACTGATAGACTACGACATGGTTCATCATCGTCCTTCAGAGATTGCAGCTGCTGCGTTATGCTTGTCCCAAAAGATTCTGGGACATGAAAAATGG GGTACGAAGCACCAGTACTACACTGGGTATACAGAAGACAGCCTTGTGATGACGATGAAACATATGGCCAAGAACGTGGTCAAAGTAAATGAGACATTAACCAAATACATT GCTATAAAGAACAAGTATGCGAGTAGAGAACTACTGATGATCAGCACAATTCCTCAGCTGAGTGGCGCGATTATCAAGGACCTGGCTTTATCACTCTCAGGATAA